The following proteins are co-located in the Candidatus Nitrotoga sp. AM1P genome:
- the cas3 gene encoding CRISPR-associated helicase/endonuclease Cas3 has protein sequence MSELESYYRYWGKAQPSEDGQAAFHLLPFHCLDVAAVGATWWKQSTSLRRQLASQVQLDATSPILKAWVLFFIALHDLGKLDVRFQMKAPSVLNHLQTINDPDDLPYRSESEKYFHGEAGYDWFLKEGHFYLGLEKTSMYEDLRDAWRPWLGAVAGHHGHIVRQENGMHPPDAEDYLVLQDSFVRKAWMEALAAIFLAPAGLSLHDQPPVLNREDMPYLAGFCAVCDWLGSNETWFRYTGDECVELKKYFDERCRDVEEQSLIEHCGLMHQAAPYSGIAALLNANEFPRQLQTVINALPLQTGLTLVEAPTGSGKTETALAYAWRLLDAGLADSIVFALPTQATANAMWERLNHFADILFGANSNLVLAHGRARWHDGHAQLKEAASQRSAQTTEDIRVQCGEWIAESRKRVFLGQIGVCTVDQVLLSVLPLRHKFVRGFGVMKSVLIVDEVHAYDHYMYGLLHSVLSQQRRAGGSAVLLSATLPASQRNQLALAWCSASTLPADAPYPLLTHIAADGKITPVQITDSAQLPPERTVTIECIQQPNLWPNDELLDRVIHAAEVGARVVIICNLVDNAQQLARHLSQKTTTPVDLFHARYRFADRQAKEEMVLAQYGRHAERSGGRILVATQVVEQSLDLDFDWLITQLCPVDLLFQRLGRLHRHQRDNRPAGFEQPTCTVLTAPDANYGLHKLIYGNTRVLWRTQKLLEAHSSIYFPAAYRDWIEQVYERPSWEGEPEPIALDFEKFHVVQNAKRDLAKRLSNDTMNPLADSDNNVRVLTRDGEMSLSVVLLDTDDKLLYDPDPLPHPDAWDRAEKISLGSVSVPHTWANSMPEPNNAYEILLIMKLQDGVWRGECKACEYAYTRMYGLEREKKSPRKSGEHNND, from the coding sequence GTGAGCGAACTGGAATCGTATTATCGTTATTGGGGCAAAGCACAACCATCCGAGGATGGCCAGGCAGCGTTTCACTTGTTGCCGTTTCATTGTCTGGATGTGGCGGCAGTGGGTGCTACTTGGTGGAAACAGAGCACTTCCTTACGGCGTCAGCTTGCAAGCCAGGTGCAACTTGATGCGACGTCACCGATATTAAAAGCATGGGTACTTTTTTTCATTGCCTTGCATGATCTTGGTAAATTGGATGTGCGATTTCAGATGAAGGCGCCCAGCGTGCTCAACCATCTCCAAACAATCAATGACCCAGACGACTTACCTTACCGCAGTGAATCTGAAAAATACTTTCACGGAGAAGCAGGTTATGACTGGTTTTTAAAGGAAGGGCATTTTTACCTCGGATTAGAAAAAACTTCAATGTATGAAGATCTACGAGATGCATGGCGACCCTGGCTGGGTGCAGTCGCTGGGCATCATGGCCACATCGTTAGGCAAGAAAATGGCATGCATCCGCCGGATGCAGAGGATTATTTAGTTTTACAAGATAGCTTCGTGCGAAAGGCATGGATGGAAGCATTGGCGGCAATTTTTCTGGCGCCTGCGGGTTTGTCTTTACACGATCAACCTCCCGTGTTGAATCGTGAGGATATGCCCTATCTGGCCGGTTTCTGTGCCGTTTGCGACTGGCTTGGCTCCAACGAAACATGGTTTCGCTATACCGGCGATGAATGTGTAGAGCTGAAAAAATATTTTGATGAGCGTTGCCGCGATGTCGAAGAGCAAAGCCTGATTGAACATTGTGGTTTGATGCATCAGGCGGCACCTTATAGCGGCATTGCAGCGTTGCTCAATGCGAATGAATTCCCGCGTCAGCTCCAAACGGTTATCAATGCACTGCCGCTACAAACTGGCCTCACATTGGTGGAAGCCCCTACTGGCTCTGGTAAAACGGAAACTGCCCTGGCTTATGCCTGGCGGTTACTCGATGCAGGTCTTGCCGACAGCATTGTTTTTGCCCTCCCTACGCAAGCCACGGCAAATGCGATGTGGGAAAGGCTCAATCATTTTGCCGATATCTTGTTTGGTGCGAATAGCAATCTAGTCTTGGCGCACGGTCGCGCACGCTGGCATGACGGTCATGCGCAACTCAAAGAGGCTGCTTCTCAGCGCAGTGCGCAAACCACGGAGGATATTCGTGTGCAATGCGGTGAATGGATTGCCGAAAGCCGTAAGCGGGTTTTCCTCGGGCAGATTGGAGTTTGTACTGTCGATCAGGTGCTGTTATCTGTTTTGCCGCTGCGCCATAAATTTGTACGTGGGTTCGGCGTAATGAAGTCGGTACTAATCGTCGATGAAGTACACGCTTACGACCACTATATGTACGGCTTGCTGCACAGCGTGCTGAGCCAGCAACGTCGGGCGGGTGGCAGTGCAGTGCTACTCTCAGCAACATTACCCGCCAGCCAACGCAATCAATTGGCGCTGGCTTGGTGCAGTGCAAGCACTTTGCCCGCCGATGCGCCTTATCCATTGTTAACGCACATCGCTGCCGATGGAAAAATCACCCCGGTACAAATTACCGATTCTGCACAATTACCACCTGAAAGAACGGTTACCATCGAATGCATCCAGCAGCCTAATCTCTGGCCAAACGATGAATTACTTGATCGCGTCATCCATGCCGCAGAAGTCGGTGCACGCGTCGTGATCATTTGTAATCTAGTGGATAACGCCCAACAACTTGCCCGTCACCTTAGCCAAAAAACCACGACGCCTGTCGATCTATTCCATGCGCGTTATCGCTTCGCAGACCGGCAAGCGAAAGAGGAAATGGTACTTGCGCAATATGGCCGACATGCTGAGCGCAGCGGCGGGCGCATCTTGGTCGCCACGCAAGTGGTGGAACAAAGTCTTGATCTTGATTTCGATTGGCTCATTACGCAGCTATGCCCGGTAGATTTACTGTTCCAACGCTTAGGACGGCTGCATCGTCATCAACGTGATAACCGCCCTGCTGGGTTTGAGCAGCCAACTTGCACGGTACTGACTGCGCCAGATGCAAATTACGGATTGCATAAGCTGATTTACGGCAATACCCGTGTACTTTGGCGCACGCAGAAATTGCTTGAAGCGCACTCATCCATTTATTTTCCAGCGGCATACCGTGACTGGATAGAGCAAGTGTACGAGCGACCTAGCTGGGAAGGCGAGCCTGAGCCTATTGCGTTGGACTTTGAAAAATTCCATGTCGTACAAAATGCCAAGCGCGATCTAGCAAAAAGGCTCTCCAACGACACCATGAATCCACTGGCCGACAGCGACAATAACGTGCGGGTATTAACGCGTGACGGTGAGATGTCTCTGTCTGTTGTCTTGCTCGATACCGACGATAAGCTACTTTACGATCCCGATCCATTGCCGCATCCGGATGCATGGGATCGCGCCGAGAAAATTTCTTTGGGTTCGGTCAGCGTACCTCATACATGGGCAAATTCAATGCCAGAACCGAATAACGCTTACGAAATTTTGCTAATAATGAAATTGCAGGATGGCGTCTGGCGAGGGGAATGTAAAGCTTGTGAATATGCTTACACCCGCATGTATGGTCTCGAGCGAGAAAAGAAAAGTCCCCGCAAAAGCGGGGAACACAATAATGATTAA
- the casA gene encoding type I-E CRISPR-associated protein Cse1/CasA has translation MNLYRDAWIPVRSTDADFQLISLKRLLCQDEAWQISIPRDDMELACLQLLISLVQVAFTPTDEIAWRQKMRSLLDEAAFDADVAPLRDWFDLDHPVHPFMQTRGVKSAEATPIQKLLVGLPEGNNHTFFNMPGEVSHLGASMAAIALFNQASNTPSFGGGFKGGLRGTPVTTLITGDDLRQIIWRNVLHEEILRRIMPWYEVTKNQPPSWVERIKSGDKIHANQIGLLRGLFWQPNLVELIPANTERSCDVLQGKAQSGYSGFNKEKFIFEVIGLWPHPHSPREFEIKKEGRTERFLGFTTTAPAWTQCGHFLFDQLGASQAKEGSNAAAVVTQWRESGASNLRLIIGGYRNKQASILQRRHESLSIGEGWQSQNGQQTIEWAIGQALSVKKLLRGKLYSVVKGNRDKGLKALGADIHELGETFFYQRTENLIQTWLKEMTRTERREEKALFTADLSQICRKIFEEVTDPYCQNPALIRTVALAKRSLNFELNKLKELIAQ, from the coding sequence ATGAATTTATACCGCGATGCATGGATTCCCGTTCGTAGCACTGATGCAGACTTTCAGTTAATCAGCCTAAAGCGACTGCTTTGTCAAGATGAAGCTTGGCAAATTTCCATACCGCGCGATGACATGGAGCTGGCCTGTCTGCAATTACTTATTTCACTGGTACAGGTGGCCTTTACACCGACTGACGAAATAGCGTGGCGGCAAAAAATGCGCTCATTGCTGGATGAAGCGGCCTTTGACGCAGACGTTGCGCCTTTGCGGGACTGGTTCGATTTAGATCATCCCGTGCATCCATTCATGCAAACGCGTGGTGTGAAATCGGCCGAAGCCACACCGATTCAAAAGTTGCTGGTTGGTCTGCCAGAAGGAAATAATCACACTTTCTTTAACATGCCAGGTGAAGTTAGCCACTTGGGTGCGTCAATGGCTGCTATCGCACTCTTTAATCAGGCATCCAATACGCCCAGTTTCGGTGGTGGCTTTAAAGGCGGATTACGTGGTACACCCGTGACTACTTTGATTACCGGTGATGACTTGCGGCAGATCATATGGCGCAATGTATTACATGAGGAGATATTGCGGCGAATCATGCCTTGGTATGAGGTTACTAAAAATCAGCCACCTAGCTGGGTTGAGCGGATTAAATCAGGTGACAAAATACACGCCAATCAAATTGGGCTGTTGCGTGGCCTGTTTTGGCAGCCCAACTTGGTAGAGCTAATTCCAGCCAACACTGAGCGAAGTTGTGATGTATTGCAGGGTAAAGCACAAAGTGGATATAGCGGATTCAATAAAGAAAAATTTATATTTGAAGTCATTGGCTTGTGGCCTCACCCACATAGCCCACGTGAATTTGAAATAAAAAAAGAAGGGCGTACAGAACGCTTTTTGGGCTTCACTACGACTGCACCCGCTTGGACGCAGTGCGGCCATTTTTTATTTGACCAGTTAGGCGCTAGCCAAGCCAAAGAAGGAAGCAATGCGGCTGCTGTTGTAACGCAATGGCGAGAGTCTGGAGCAAGCAATCTACGCTTGATTATCGGCGGCTATCGCAACAAGCAAGCCTCAATTTTGCAGCGCCGCCATGAGTCACTGAGTATAGGCGAAGGTTGGCAGAGCCAAAATGGTCAACAAACCATTGAGTGGGCTATCGGGCAAGCGCTATCTGTCAAAAAACTCCTGCGTGGCAAGTTATACAGTGTCGTGAAAGGCAACCGTGACAAAGGTTTGAAAGCACTGGGTGCTGATATTCACGAACTTGGGGAGACGTTTTTTTATCAGCGAACCGAAAACTTGATTCAAACCTGGTTAAAGGAAATGACACGCACCGAAAGAAGGGAAGAAAAAGCGCTGTTCACAGCAGACCTTAGCCAGATCTGTCGGAAGATATTTGAAGAAGTTACTGATCCGTATTGCCAAAACCCCGCATTAATTCGTACCGTGGCATTAGCCAAACGGAGTCTAAATTTTGAATTGAATAAATTGAAGGAGCTAATCGCACAATGA
- the casB gene encoding type I-E CRISPR-associated protein Cse2/CasB, giving the protein MNIVQSSSKKALPDFVALYKHYEILSKNGNLRSQLGKRIGKPEELRDRPAYYRLFPGESPPKWGERVIFLMPFCTHQPGAVSLGQKLAEAKISEARLLQVIRADYDNDLIQLRRLVQHVAPPVDWSALGTTLYFWNEKAKRELLEDFFIHQSAKPNK; this is encoded by the coding sequence ATGAACATCGTTCAATCTTCCTCTAAGAAAGCACTGCCGGATTTTGTGGCACTTTATAAGCATTACGAAATATTAAGCAAAAATGGTAATTTGCGCTCGCAATTAGGCAAGCGGATTGGCAAGCCAGAGGAGCTACGTGATCGACCTGCCTATTATCGTTTATTTCCAGGTGAAAGCCCTCCAAAATGGGGGGAGAGAGTTATCTTCTTAATGCCCTTTTGCACCCATCAGCCAGGTGCGGTTTCGCTAGGACAGAAACTAGCAGAGGCTAAAATTTCAGAAGCACGCCTTCTGCAAGTCATCCGCGCGGACTACGACAATGATCTGATTCAGTTACGTCGCTTGGTGCAACACGTTGCACCGCCCGTCGATTGGTCAGCACTGGGCACTACTCTTTATTTCTGGAATGAGAAAGCCAAACGCGAGCTACTTGAAGATTTCTTTATCCATCAATCTGCCAAACCCAACAAATAA
- the cas7e gene encoding type I-E CRISPR-associated protein Cas7/Cse4/CasC: MNKNFVNFHILISHSPSCLNRDDMNMQKTATFGGARRVRISSQSLKRSFRTSDYYHQHLGERSIRTRELGRLSVALTSALAGKYPDTVIQKTLGLISGKEEFATDAKADAVAPWSLAEFAKLCDLVQQAEIDGIDAKKLEKKIADETTALKQAMADNLDIALSGRMATSGLMTSVDGALAVAHSITTHTAESDIDWFTAVDDLISDAGEVGAGHLDTQEFSSGVFYRYASLNLKQLQVNLGLLPNMKAAETENSRSRALDIAAHALHLLATVVPDAKQQSFAAHNMADFALVSLADQPVSLANAFEKPVIGKGGLLQPSVNTLVDYWQRIHHGYGLDEQAGAFSLSVQESIGGLHIHATLSDLEKWLRADGQR; this comes from the coding sequence ATGAACAAAAATTTTGTCAATTTCCACATTCTCATTTCACACAGCCCATCTTGCTTAAACCGTGATGATATGAATATGCAAAAAACAGCAACTTTCGGTGGTGCACGACGGGTACGAATCTCCAGCCAAAGCCTGAAAAGGTCGTTTCGTACTAGCGATTATTACCATCAGCACTTGGGTGAGCGTTCTATTCGGACGCGGGAATTAGGGCGTTTGTCAGTTGCGCTTACCAGTGCATTGGCAGGCAAATATCCTGATACCGTTATTCAAAAAACTTTGGGATTGATATCTGGTAAAGAAGAATTTGCCACAGATGCCAAAGCGGATGCCGTCGCACCTTGGTCGCTAGCCGAGTTTGCCAAGCTGTGTGACCTAGTGCAACAAGCTGAAATCGATGGCATAGATGCTAAAAAGTTAGAAAAGAAAATAGCCGACGAAACGACTGCTCTCAAACAGGCAATGGCAGACAACCTCGATATTGCTCTTTCGGGCCGTATGGCCACCAGTGGCTTGATGACCAGCGTAGACGGCGCATTAGCTGTCGCGCATTCCATCACCACCCATACGGCAGAATCGGATATTGACTGGTTTACTGCCGTCGATGACTTGATAAGCGATGCTGGCGAAGTGGGTGCAGGACATTTGGATACGCAAGAATTTTCCTCCGGCGTGTTTTATCGCTACGCCAGCCTTAATCTGAAACAGTTGCAGGTGAATTTGGGATTGTTGCCCAACATGAAAGCGGCAGAAACGGAAAATTCACGCAGCCGCGCGCTAGACATCGCTGCGCATGCGCTGCATTTACTGGCAACCGTAGTGCCAGATGCAAAGCAACAATCCTTTGCCGCCCATAATATGGCTGACTTTGCACTTGTGAGCCTTGCTGATCAACCGGTCTCTTTGGCCAATGCCTTTGAAAAGCCAGTGATTGGCAAGGGTGGGCTGTTGCAACCGTCCGTTAATACATTGGTAGATTACTGGCAGCGTATTCATCATGGTTATGGTTTGGATGAACAAGCGGGTGCGTTCTCCTTGTCTGTGCAGGAAAGTATAGGAGGTTTACATATTCACGCAACCTTGTCCGATTTGGAAAAATGGTTGCGCGCTGATGGTCAACGCTAA
- the cas5e gene encoding type I-E CRISPR-associated protein Cas5/CasD, translating into MYSFLILKLDGVMQAWGDHTYEDYRPTVNFPTRSGLLGLLAACMGIERSDVAGLAELDKSLCFSIRADSEKTIKLTDFHTVMNARKVDIRKSGEYPVVSRREYLCDAKFTVAIGLSEHTSVTFDTIQRALKQPVYTPVLGRRSCPISRPLLVHTMEAVDALAALAQFEPNQGTIYTDSPALRNDRQIRLRDVPRHARVRQFATRMVSVYPKGSTHVPE; encoded by the coding sequence ATGTATTCATTTCTCATCTTGAAACTGGATGGTGTGATGCAAGCGTGGGGTGACCACACTTACGAGGATTACCGTCCGACGGTTAATTTCCCTACACGTTCCGGTTTGCTCGGGCTGCTTGCCGCTTGCATGGGTATTGAGCGTTCGGACGTGGCGGGATTGGCCGAACTGGATAAAAGTCTATGCTTTAGTATTCGTGCAGATTCAGAGAAGACAATCAAGCTGACTGATTTTCATACCGTGATGAATGCTCGCAAAGTCGATATTCGTAAATCGGGTGAATACCCGGTTGTGTCACGCCGCGAATATCTTTGTGATGCTAAATTCACGGTGGCGATTGGACTGAGTGAACATACCAGCGTCACGTTTGACACCATTCAGCGTGCACTGAAACAACCGGTCTACACCCCAGTTCTTGGTCGTCGATCCTGCCCGATTTCCCGTCCATTGCTGGTTCACACTATGGAAGCAGTAGATGCACTGGCCGCGTTGGCGCAGTTTGAACCGAATCAGGGGACGATCTATACCGATTCACCCGCATTGCGCAATGATCGGCAGATTCGTCTGCGCGATGTACCACGACATGCGCGTGTGCGTCAGTTTGCTACCCGAATGGTGTCTGTCTATCCGAAAGGGAGCACTCATGTACCTGAGTAA
- the cas6e gene encoding type I-E CRISPR-associated protein Cas6/Cse3/CasE, translating to MYLSKVQLDWSASRNPYEWHRALWQLFPNRPDDARDFLFRMEQLQAGKGAVLLLQSAIPPLESIANASLIAPTKMLNLSKLSTGQALRFRLTANVIKTIRDQKNPEKRVRVPLVREDEQQAWLARKLEGAATLDEVTLQKNAPLLFRRGGSAGKLVTVTFDGILTVTNPEVFRNLVANGIGAAKSFGCGLLTMART from the coding sequence ATGTACCTGAGTAAAGTGCAGCTTGATTGGAGCGCATCGCGCAATCCTTATGAATGGCATCGGGCCTTATGGCAGCTATTCCCTAATCGCCCTGATGATGCGCGGGATTTTTTATTTCGCATGGAACAACTGCAAGCGGGAAAAGGCGCAGTGTTGCTGCTGCAATCGGCAATACCCCCGTTGGAATCCATTGCCAATGCATCTTTAATTGCGCCTACCAAAATGCTTAATTTAAGCAAATTATCTACAGGCCAAGCGTTGCGATTCCGGTTGACGGCCAACGTCATCAAAACCATTCGCGATCAGAAAAATCCTGAGAAAAGAGTGCGCGTGCCGTTGGTACGGGAAGATGAGCAACAAGCATGGTTGGCACGGAAATTGGAAGGCGCTGCAACGCTTGATGAAGTCACGTTGCAAAAAAATGCGCCATTGCTTTTTCGGCGCGGAGGTAGTGCAGGCAAATTGGTGACGGTGACATTTGATGGGATATTGACGGTGACTAACCCAGAGGTCTTTCGTAACTTGGTTGCCAACGGTATTGGTGCTGCAAAAAGCTTTGGCTGCGGTTTGCTTACTATGGCCAGGACATAG
- the cas1e gene encoding type I-E CRISPR-associated endonuclease Cas1e, which translates to MLPPLKPIPIKERLSVLFVEKCQLDVLDGAFVAVDMHGVRMHIPIGGVACLMLEPGVRVSHAACSLAARVGTLLVWVGEGGVRVYSSGQPGGARADRLLYQAKLALDDEARLKVVRAMYKYRFGEEPPQRRSVEQLRGIEGARVRALYQLLAQQYKVDWKARNYDRQDWDATDIPNRCLSAATSCLYGVTEAAILAAGYAPAIGFIHSGKPLSFVYDIADLYKFDTVVPIAFSVAAKPCGNLEREVRIRCRDAFRQSKLLERIIPDIETVLSEGGLTPPEPSEESVPPAIPNPESIGDVGHRS; encoded by the coding sequence ATGCTCCCACCCCTAAAACCCATCCCCATCAAAGAACGCCTATCGGTTCTTTTTGTTGAAAAATGTCAGCTCGATGTTTTGGATGGCGCGTTTGTGGCTGTGGATATGCATGGCGTGCGCATGCATATTCCGATTGGTGGTGTTGCCTGTCTGATGCTGGAACCGGGCGTGCGGGTATCGCACGCTGCTTGTTCCCTTGCGGCGCGGGTCGGAACTTTGCTGGTGTGGGTCGGCGAAGGCGGCGTTCGGGTGTATTCGTCCGGACAGCCCGGCGGCGCGCGCGCGGATCGCTTGTTGTATCAGGCTAAGCTGGCGCTGGATGACGAAGCCCGCTTGAAAGTGGTGCGTGCGATGTACAAGTACCGTTTTGGTGAAGAGCCGCCGCAGCGGCGCAGCGTGGAACAATTGCGCGGCATCGAAGGCGCAAGGGTGCGGGCGCTATATCAACTGCTCGCCCAGCAATATAAGGTCGATTGGAAGGCACGCAATTATGACCGGCAAGATTGGGATGCGACAGATATTCCCAATCGTTGTCTGTCGGCTGCGACCTCATGTTTGTATGGCGTGACGGAGGCCGCGATTCTGGCAGCTGGTTACGCGCCTGCCATCGGTTTCATCCATAGTGGTAAGCCGCTCTCATTTGTGTATGACATTGCCGATTTATATAAATTTGATACGGTGGTACCGATTGCCTTTAGCGTTGCTGCTAAGCCATGCGGGAATCTTGAGCGCGAAGTGCGGATTCGCTGCCGCGATGCGTTCAGACAAAGTAAATTGCTTGAGCGAATTATTCCAGACATTGAAACTGTCCTCTCGGAAGGCGGTTTGACGCCACCAGAGCCGTCGGAAGAATCGGTTCCCCCTGCCATCCCTAACCCTGAAAGTATTGGTGATGTTGGTCATCGTTCTTGA
- the cas2e gene encoding type I-E CRISPR-associated endoribonuclease Cas2e: MLVIVLENAPPRLRGRLAIWLLEVRAGVYVGNYSRRLREHMWEQVEQGVEDGNAVMAWRTNNEAGFDFLTLGENRRMPAEMDGAKLVSFLPIIDNTAK; the protein is encoded by the coding sequence ATGTTGGTCATCGTTCTTGAAAACGCGCCGCCACGTCTACGTGGACGACTCGCCATCTGGTTGCTGGAAGTTCGTGCTGGCGTATATGTCGGCAATTATTCACGACGCTTGCGGGAACATATGTGGGAGCAAGTTGAACAAGGTGTTGAAGACGGCAATGCCGTCATGGCATGGCGTACCAATAACGAAGCAGGATTTGATTTTTTGACATTGGGTGAAAATCGACGAATGCCAGCAGAAATGGATGGTGCAAAGTTGGTTTCGTTTCTACCAATTATTGACAATACAGCTAAGTAG
- a CDS encoding HNH endonuclease: MEKSKRSRKQYILEQGATCDNWFWSWSFVNHRDKIIIFGAWDTNLQGSKCLILGKNWETRPDDRKSNGYPQSFRHIGLIEYQGYKLKTFPLIYSDANKDTLGQGPAKIDGFIEDLQLKVLQELYDGWYACDEDTETLIAEEINPPEKYIEGASQIVSVNAYERNPKARAACIACHGYKCFACDFDFEKTYGDLGKEYIHVHHIVPLHKIRKKYEINPEKDLIPLCPNCHAMVDRTSPALKIEELKKYLNR, from the coding sequence ATGGAAAAGAGCAAAAGAAGTCGGAAGCAATATATCCTAGAACAAGGAGCCACTTGTGATAACTGGTTTTGGAGTTGGTCGTTTGTCAATCACAGAGACAAGATAATTATCTTTGGCGCATGGGATACAAATTTACAAGGTAGCAAGTGTCTGATATTGGGAAAGAATTGGGAAACAAGGCCTGACGATAGAAAGTCTAATGGTTATCCTCAGTCTTTTAGACATATTGGACTTATAGAATATCAAGGCTATAAACTCAAAACGTTTCCTCTTATTTACTCTGATGCAAATAAAGATACTTTAGGTCAAGGTCCGGCAAAAATTGACGGATTCATTGAAGATCTTCAGTTGAAAGTTTTGCAGGAGTTATATGACGGATGGTACGCCTGTGATGAAGATACTGAAACATTAATAGCAGAAGAAATTAATCCTCCTGAGAAGTATATTGAAGGTGCTTCACAAATAGTTTCTGTGAATGCTTATGAACGAAATCCCAAAGCGAGAGCTGCATGCATAGCTTGTCATGGTTATAAATGTTTCGCTTGCGATTTCGATTTTGAAAAAACATATGGAGATTTGGGGAAAGAATATATCCATGTTCACCATATAGTTCCACTCCATAAAATTAGGAAAAAATACGAGATAAATCCAGAGAAAGATTTGATACCATTGTGCCCAAATTGTCACGCGATGGTAGACAGAACCAGTCCTGCTCTAAAAATTGAAGAGCTAAAAAAATATTTAAATCGATAG